Proteins co-encoded in one Acanthopagrus latus isolate v.2019 chromosome 10, fAcaLat1.1, whole genome shotgun sequence genomic window:
- the LOC119027743 gene encoding sterile alpha motif domain-containing protein 9-like translates to MAWRPALSTATGGEICIRSEIRDNLSLLDVVYANQFEGEIIDTKVAEWTEENFYRGAPPTWLNYHVSEQAKSDGTGTSFIKRDGYDTLVQQINERRKGFGTSTIKLFHQQGCGGTTLAMQVLWDMRKTFRCAVLSGSSSDITNVAKEVVHLFTAGGQDHQKTVLLLLNDEQILENLQQSIMMETDEQRIVTRVPVVIFFSCVRKNVVLQSDHVVLEAALSDTEKQKFNEKKEELHRRFSSEQCEQFHGFNILQTNFSQEYVKQACKVICPVPRSNRSKRIQLVGFLSLLNAYVPGSYLLENQCLDLFKHKDRFGDLTLEDRMKPFRNLIITFQQDPSSEKRVRMAHPMIAQCCTELMAEAGVTRSDTARNFLTHLCRDEVPPFLFGFVKDMLTKREMKMKENPINSTEITEKQVKFSKLILDIQEMQGEKESASVLKLASRKFDQNPFFPQALARFYYIELKDYNQAELWANRAKQRDPQNSFIADTLGQVHKNHLMNKKSDVKPREILQLATKAINAFKDEERLAENEQGTDMKEDGKTKVSHVFNTRGQFGYLQVCNLVYDLLVRQNETWRGVLTKTLPINSVLELPRDKKLFRFNDLINSLRDEVEKKCDFFDKYLTYSKPDMKKDDATYIPRDTSECYRKYVGDSPPRRVKEKGAEFIQKLKQNQAGTSAAVLSCLDREYTESELKEITTWWKKIFECKNSIIALINYIFAHIILKHMGIMFSRSFYRFLGEFRQKMPLSPNDGPEQHMLALLLYWPTDSKGKCDFDLNELIHRMHCSYENTYKTYFRSRHLRPLFFIGKGEDLDRIVHRKVLEESFEKNKEPIQNWAYNWNNEDIFQDRLLKIDGVVRNYKLHATVGGTEIQVAANMRNRLWKPRQVSFYLGFTIRGPVAFGIQTKTAEKGNILSP, encoded by the coding sequence ATGGCCTGGAGACCAGCCCTGTCCACTGCCACAGGTGGAGAGATTTGTATCAGGAGTGAAATCAGAGATAACCTTTCTCTTTTGGATGTTGTCTATGCAAATCAGTTTGAAGGAGAAATCATAGATACAAAAGTTGCTGAGTGGACGGAAGAAAACTTTTACAGAGGGGCCCCACCCACATGGTTGAACTACCATGTTAGCGAACAGGCAAAATCAGATGGCACTGGAACTTCTTTCATTAAAAGAGATGGATATGAtacacttgtgcaacaaattaACGAAAGGAGAAAAGGCTTTGGAACATCAACGATTAAATTATTCCATCAACAAGGATGTGGGGGAACCACACTGGCTATGCAGGTGTTGTGGGACATGAGGAAAACCTTCAGGTGTGCCGTTTTATCAGGGTCATCCTCAGACATCACAAATGTAGCGAAAGAGGTGGTGCACCTTTTCACAGCTGGTGGTCAAGACCACCAGAagactgtgctgctgttactgAATGATGAGCAGATTTTGGAAAACCTGCAACAAAGCATTATGATGGAGACTGATGAACAGAGAATAGTCACCCGTGTGCCTGTGGTGATTTTCTTCAGCTGCGTTAGGAAGAATGTAGTTTTGCAGAGCGACCACGTCGTCCTAGAAGCAGCACTTTCTGACACAGAGAAGCAAAAATTCAatgagaagaaggaggagctCCACAGAAGGTTTAGCAGTGAACAATGCGAACAGTTCCACGGTTTCAACATATTACAAACTAATTTCTCTCAAGAATATGTCAAACAAGCGTGCAAAGTGATCTGTCCTGTCCCAAGATCAAATAGATCAAAGAGGATCCAGCTTGTTGGCTTCCTATCCCTGCTGAATGCCTACGTACCAGGCTCATATCTCCTGGAGAATCAGTGCCTCGACCTGTTCAAACATAAAGACAGATTTGGAGACCTTACCCTGGAGGACAGAATGAAGCCCTTTAGAAACCTCATCATCACCTTCCAACAAGATCCAAGCTCTGAAAAAAGGGTCCGCATGGCTCACCCAATGATAGCACAGTGTTGTACTGAACTGATGGCTGAGGCAGGTGTGACCAGAAGTGACACAGCAAGAAACTTCTTGACCCATTTGTGCAGAGATGAAGTTCCTccatttttgtttggttttgtcaaAGACATGCTGAccaaaagagaaatgaaaatgaaagagaacCCAATCAACAGTACAGagatcacagaaaaacaagtaaAGTTTTCTAAACTTATTCTAGATATTCAAGAGATGCAGGGCGAAAAGGAGAGCGCATCAGTATTAAAGCTGGCATCAAGGAAATTTGATCAAAATCCATTTTTCCCACAAGCACTTGCACGATTTTACTACATAGAACTAAAAGACTACAATCAAGCAGAATTGTGGGCAAACAGAGCGAAGCAAAGAGATCCCCAAAATTCATTCATTGCTGATACACTGGGCCAAGTCCATAAGAACCACTTGATGAACAAAAAGTCTGATGTGAAACCAAGAGAAATCTTGCAGCTGGCCACGAAGGCCATCAACGCTTTCAAAGATGAAGAACGACTTGCTGAAAACGAACAGGGGACAGATATGAAAGAAGATGGCAAGACTAAAGTCTCCCATGTTTTTAACACCAGAGGGCAGTTTGGTTACCTGCAGGTTTGCAACCTTGTGTATGATCTACTAGTCAGACAGAACGAAACCTGGAGAGGAGTTCTCACAAAGACTCTGCCCATTAACTCTGTCCTGGAATTACCCAGAGACAAGAAACTCTTCAGATTTAATGATCTGATAAACAGCCTCAGAGACGAGGTTGAGAAAAAATGTGACTTCTTCGATAAATATTTGACTTACTCAAAGCCTGACATGAAGAAAGATGATGCCACATACATTCCTAGAGACACCTCAGAATGTTACAGGAAGTATGTTGGAGACTCGCCACCAAGACGAGTCAAAGAAAAAGGGGCTGAATTCATCcagaaactcaaacaaaacCAGGCTGGCACCTCTGCTGCAGTACTCTCATGTCTTGACAGAGAATACACCGAATCAGAGCTTAAAGAAATAACCACATGgtggaaaaaaatctttgaatgCAAAAATTCGATAATAGCCCTGATCAACTACATCTTTGCTCATATCATATTAAAACATATGGGAATAATGTTTTCCCGTAGTTTCTACAGGTTTCTAGGTGAATTTAGACAGAAAATGCCCCTGAGCCCCAACGATGGGCCTGAACAACACATGTTAGCCCTCCTCTTGTACTGGCCTACTGACAGCAAAGGCAAATGTGACTTTGACCTTAATGAATTGATTCATCGTATGCACTGCTCTTATGAAAATACATATAAGACATACTTTCGATCAAGGCACCTTCGCCCTCTGTTTTTCATTGGAAAAGGTGAAGACCTGGACAGAATTGTTCACAGAAAGGTTCTTGAGGAATCGTTTGAGAAAAATAAGGAACCAATACAAAACTGGGCCTACAACTGGAATAATGAGGATATTTTCCAAGATCGCCTTCTAAAAATAGATGGGGTGGTGCGAAACTACAAACTTCATGCAACTGTTGGTGGCACCGAGATTCAGGTGGCTgcaaacatgagaaacagacTGTGGAAACCACGGCAAGTTTCCTTTTACCTTGGATTCACCATCAGAGGTCCTGTGGCGTTTGGCATCCAgacaaaaactgcagaaaaaggTAACATACTATCACCTTAG
- the LOC119027173 gene encoding macrophage mannose receptor 1-like: protein MAWLQSAIPFIGIILLFQKTTAANPSQRFHLITESLTWHEAQSFCRVKHADLATVNHMDDKNELDKTLGGRTTLSWIGLLRGGTRRWMWSDGRGAAHFTHWGGGGPSNNDGIEWCGEISQTTWWNDLSCGEENDFVCYERQPFRYVHYKEGKSWVASQELCRSKHTDLAYVTTSAQNSQIADLVKSWTGIIGFNNKAWFGLFNDAWMWSDGGQTSFRYWQSGKPNGGSCAAVSASEQGRWVDINCNSKTAFVCQGGLKVKKMVIRIKLRSDADLTDSAVSDTILKEFETRLKDRYVTDFSVRWRSDKNGVVFQRQEQQEVAEKTAMEPQTIFFTAAGVFLMLLVDVAGELKACERGTRLFHYINTPKTWSEAQGFCRANYAGLVTLNSMGEHVQLVQSIPDANVSGIWIGMERSETERWVWSEGVGEVAAVFSWEIGKEYGDCVQMEPNGSWAANQCSDQKAFLCFDCDSNGLERYFLYTQNMSWRDAQLYCRQNHTDLVSVKTKQQNVEIQDQAKGNTIWIGLIREGWMWSDGSQTSFRNWDESSPDNGGGAQNCVAILKSLQHQWDDSTCDVSYPFFCQGELKTKTTVVKVRISAGVNLDNERESLLKQIQAQLEAQGLMGVKVRWRTDANNQVFKQENDDGPDKQVVEGRSCQRL from the exons ATGGCGTGGTTACAAAGTGCCATCCCCTTCATCG GGATCATCCTTTTGTTTCAGAAGACCACTGCTGCGAATC CATCACAGCGGTTTCACCTCATCACTGAGTCCCTGACCTGGCACGAGGCTCAGAGCTTCTGCAGGGTAAAGCACGCCGACCTGGCCACCGTGAACCACATGGACGACAAGAATGAGCTGGACAAGACGCTGGGCGGTCGCACGACGTTAAGCTGGATCGGGCTTTTGAGAGGAGGGACCCGTAGGTGGATGTGGTCTGATGGCAGGGGCGCGGCGCACTTCACCCATTGGGGGGGCGGTGGACCCAGTAATAACGATGGCATAGAGTGGTGTGGAGAGATCTCTCAGACGACCTGGTGGAATGATCTATCATGTGGAGAGGAAAACGATTTTGTGTGTTATGAAC GCCAGCCGTTCAGGTATGTGCACTACAAAGAAGGAAAAAGCTGGGTGGCCAGTCAGGAGCTGTGCAGAAGTAAGCACACTGACCTGGCCTACGTGACAACCTCAGCGCAAAATTCTCAAATTGCAGATTTAGTCAAATCATGGACGGGCATTATCGGGTTCAACAACAAAGCGTGGTTTGGTCTGTTCAACGACGCTTGGATGTGGTCAGATGGAGGACAAACCTCCTTCAGGTACTGGCAGAGCGGCAAGCCGAATGGAGgaagctgtgctgctgtgtcgGCGTCAGAGCAGGGACGCTGGGTTGATATCAACTGTAACAGCAAGACTGCGTTTGTCTGTCAGGGAg GTCTCAAAGTGAAGAAGATGGTAATAAGGATAAAGCTGCGCTCTGATGCAGATCTCACCGACTCTGCTGTCAGTGACACAATCCTGAAAGAG TTTGAGACACGCCTGAAGGATCGGTACGTGACTGATTTCAGTGTCCGCTGGCGAAGTGACAAAAATGGAGTCGTCTTCCAACGTcaagagcagcaggaggtcGCTGAGAAGACGG CCATGGAACCTCAAACCATCTTCTTCACAG ctgcaggtgttttCCTGATGCTCCTCGTGGATGTTGCTGGAGAGTTAAAGGCATGCGAAAGAG GAACTCGTCTGTTTCACTACATAAACACCCCCAAGACGTGGAGTGAAGCTCAGGGCTTCTGCAGAGCGAACTACGCCGGCCTGGTGACCCTGAACAGCATGGGGGAGCACGTGCAGCTGGTTCAGAGTATTCCCGATGCCAATGTGAGCGGCATCTGGATCGGCATGGAGAGATCAGAGACTGAGCGGTGGGTTTGGTCCGAGGGCGTCGGGGAAGTCGCAGCTGTTTTCAGCTGGGAAATTGGCAAAGAATATGGCGACTGTGTGCAGATGGAACCAAACGGGAGCTGGGCCGCCAACCAGTGCAGCGACCAGAAGGCTTTTCTGTGCTTTGACT GTGACAGTAACGGGCTAGAGAGGTACTTCCTATATACCCAAAATATGTCATGGCGAGACGCTCAGCTCTACTGCAGACAGAATCACACCGACCTGGTCAGTGTGAAGACTAAGCAGCAGAATGTAGAGATTCAAGACCAGGCCAAGGGCAACACCATCTGGATCGGGCTGATCAGAGAGGGCTGGATGTGGTCTGATGGAAGTCAGACCTCTTTCAGGAACTGGGATGAAAGCAGTCCTGATAATGGGGGAGGTGCTCAGAACTGTGTTGCGATCCTAAAATCCCTCCAGCATCAGTGGGATGACAGCACATGTGATGTCAGCTatccttttttctgtcaagGCG aACTGAAAACGAAGACAACTGTGGTGAAAGTGAGAATCAGCGCTGGGGTCAATCTGGACAATGAGAGGGAATCACTGCTGAAGCag ATTCAGGCACAGCTGGAGGCGCAGGGTTTGATGGGAGTTAAAGTCCGCTGGCGCACTGACGCAAACAATCAAGTCTTCAAACAGGAAAACGATGATGGACCAGATAAACAG GTTGTTGAAGGCAGGAGCTGTCAAAGACTCTGA
- the mrpl48 gene encoding 39S ribosomal protein L48, mitochondrial, producing MNPVFRRLQVSVTQQALNQVLTLCRATPSIRHPVCASVNERQYRSMPTHGIGKWRHFLQRQAPKKKKDKHQMKKIIAPTDTAYGTLNVKVSGYDMTVVEHYSQYIHNFCNRLGIKVSECYALPTKSTEVLLMQEQGTKMYVDAILKTHERVVQLSALNAAMCPVFMDVLLKHQPEGVQLSVMEHTEADFQARFKARPEMEGLIAQIKY from the exons ATGAATCCTGTCTTCAGGAGG TTGCAGGTTTCTGTCACACAACAGGCGTTAAATCAAGTGCTCACATTATGCCG GGCCACACCATCCATCCGGCATCCTGTTTGTG CTTCTGTAAATGAAAGACAGTACAGATCCATGCCGACACACGGGATCGGGAAGTGGAGACATTTTTTACAGAGACAAGCG ccaaagaaaaagaaagacaaacaccaGATGAAAAAGATCATAGCGCCGACGGACACAGCGTACGGGACTCTGAACGTGAAAGTGTCGGGTTATGACATGACGGTGGTGGAGCACTACTCCCAGTACATCCACAACTTCTGCAACCGGCTCGGCATCAAAGTGTCAGAATG CTACGCTTTACCAACCAAGAGCACGGAGGTCCTGCTGATGCAAGAGCAAGGCACCAAGATGTACGTCGACGCCATCTTAAAGACTCATGAGCGAGTCGTGCAG CTGAGCGCTCTGAACGCCGCGATGTGTCCCGTTTTCATGGACGTGCTTCTTAAGCATCAGCCAGAGGGAGTTCAGCTGTCTGTGATGGAG cACACCGAGGCTGATTTCCAGGCCCGTTTCAAGGCCCGACCAGAGATGGAGGGGCTCATCGCTCAGATCAAATATTAA
- the LOC119027170 gene encoding sterile alpha motif domain-containing protein 9-like codes for MEPDVPDGREGPIVFGGEEFTEDEFHQKYQQLVGGVSQYVRQNRKSTNTQLFAFLVLLNKYVPDSYLLMSECQKILGPPDPIHGGPPFEERMEPFTVFINTSSLNPEDRCMIHQVFAQAGLDLLADLGISKSVTVKKFMFSLCGDNPQPHIIQFIKDLLTKREMGEKGRKKFSQLIEDIFEEKQLHEALSVLETASNKFRQNPIFPQTISRLFYIKRGIDGYKNAEEWANKAIKQAPKNSYVADTLGQVYKNRLREAWQLKDISDMARDAIKAFHDVEKKADKEEGPEMKDTAGTLSISDCFNNRGLFGFIQVAKIVYDKLNRAEPHLSQSFIQSFKNEVEDKFEFFEWYLTYSQPSMTTIEPSFFWKDVALCYQHYTTKTAAESTSSPGLLDCLNHGLFTSKGRRACFEEAEKTASDLEAIRDHLKTTYEANVGHVQACERYILSNIILSNKMPTSPQLTPVRELQAIIHGFLGTEVGRRSPEFYLLALMLFWPEEQPEEDDEKEEQPATEDDGSDDKTWEDEDMDGEEEPAQPSPELMFDPDLEQQVTYMKKAFERAKYAKYLRGRYLLPLFFLGKGSGLSKWIHKSKLDAIVERKVDAELADKNEKRMKEKWKQINKMWITGEVWRVPEIQDILLPVQVEPGHSPTMPQEHEEQEVFVCAGGKKITATVAGEPEAPVLSPVFFYLGFTIQGPVIFKVGLNESEQ; via the coding sequence ATGGAACCTGATGTCCCCGACGGCAGAGAAGGACCCATTGTGTTTGGTGGTGAGGAGTTCACAGAGGATGAATTTCATCAAAAGTACCAACAACTTGTTGGAGGAGTTTCACAGTATGTGAGACAAAACCGCAAGTCAACCAACACAcaactgtttgcttttttggtGCTGCTGAACAAATATGTTCCTGATTCCTACCTCCTGATGTCTGAGTGTCAAAAGATCCTTGGGCCACCTGATCCCATCCATGGAGGACCCCCCTTTGAAGAGAGAATGGAGCCATTTACGGTCTTCATCAACACATCCAGTCTAAACCCTGAAGATAGATGTATGATTCACCAAGTGTTTGCACAGGCAGGTCTGGATCTCTTAGCTGACTTGGGGATTTCCAAGAGTGTTACAGTGAAGAAATTCATGTTCTCACTTTGTGGAGATAACCCGCAACCACACATAATCCAGTTCATCAAAGATTtactgacaaagagagaaatggGAGAAAAGGGTAGAAAGAAGTTCTCTCAGCTGATTGAAGATATTTTCGAAGAAAAGCAATTGCACGAAGCTCTCTCTGTCTTGGAAACTGCATCAAATAAATTCAGACAAAACCCCATTTTCCCCCAAACCATTTCACGTCTCTTTTACATCAAAAGAGGCATCGATGGCTATAAAAATGCTGAAGAATGGGCAAATAAAGCAATTAAACAAGCTCCAAAAAACTCCTATGTGGCTGACACTCTTGGGCAGGTTTATAAGAACCGTTTGAGGGAAGCATGGCAACTGAAGGATATTTCAGACATGGCAAGGGATGCCATCAAAGCATTTCATGATGTGGAGAAGAAAGCTGATAAAGAAGAGGGACCAGAGATGAAGGACACAGCTGGAACATTGAGCATTTCAGATTGCTTCAACAACAGAGGCCTCTTTGGCTTCATTCAAGTGGCAAAGATAGTGTATGACAAACTCAATAGGGCCGAACCTCATCTATCACAGAGCTTCATCCAAAGTTTTAAAAACGAAGTTGAAGACAAGTTTGAATTTTTTGAATGGTACCTAACCTACTCCCAGCCCAGCATGACAACCATAGAGCCAAGTTTCTTCTGGAAGGACGTTGCGCTTTGTTACCAACactacacaacaaaaacagcagctgagtcCACCAGCTCCCCGGGCCTTCTAGATTGTCTGAATCACGGCTTATTCACATCAAAGGGAAGACGTGCCTGCtttgaggaggcagagaaaacGGCGTCTGATTTAGAAGCCATCCGAGATCATTTGAAAACCACCTACGAGGCAAATGTTGGTCATGTCCAAGCATGTGAGAGGTACATCCTCTCCAACATCATCTTGAGCAACAAGATGCCCACCTCTCCTCAGCTTACCCCAGTGAGGGAGCTCCAAGCAATAATACATGGATTCTTGGGCACAGAAGTGGGGCGAAGAAGCCCCGAGTTTTACCTTTTGGCTCTGATGTTGTTTTGGCCTGAGGAACAGCcggaggaggatgatgagaagGAGGAACAACCGGCCACAGAGGATGACGGGTCGGATGACAAAACCTGGGAGGATGAGGACATGGATGGGGAAGAGGAGCCTGCACAGCCGTCTCCTGAGCTCATGTTTGATCCTGACTTGGAACAGCAGGTCACATACATGAAGAAGGCGTTTGAGAGAGCTAAGTATGCCAAGTATCTTCGAGGCCGGTACCTTTTGCCTCTGTTTTTTCTGGGAAAGGGCTCTGGACTGAGCAAATGGATTCACAAGTCAAAGTTGGATGCAATCGTGGAGAGAAAGGTGGATGCTGAGCTAGCTGATAAAAATGAGAAACGCATGAAGGAGAAATGGAAGCAGATCAATAAAATGTGGATCACTGGGGAGGTGTGGCGAGTCCCAGAAATCCAAGATATTCTTCTCCCAGTCCAGGTAGAGCCAGGCCACTCTCCCACAATGCCACAAGAGCATgaggagcaggaagtgtttgtttgtgctggaggaaagaaaataacagcaacGGTTGCAGGTGAACCAGAAGCTCCCGTGCTGAGCCCGGTGTTTTTCTATCTCGGCTTCACCATTCAGGGTCCTGTCATCTTCAAAGTGGGACTGAATGAATCTGAGCAGTGA
- the zgc:92594 gene encoding E3 ubiquitin/ISG15 ligase TRIM25 codes for MASAQSEQSSVLQEELTCPVCLDLYRDPYLLPCGHNFCKTCLDRLKRQADRGRFRCPECRDSHRCGTSFQKNFKLANISDDYRQRRRATTAAATALKSRDPLSLSLTSQPARSVFAVPCDYCPSVAAEASGVSAAAEGSSAASVSQEDGDRLDVAAASSSTFAVKTCLKCEVSMCQEHVKPHLELPAFREHPLTEPMNDLWKRKCPDHDEIYRYYCMDDKVCVCNACTIEGGHLGHTIKTLKNTMKDLKGTLDKQLYRVERKYSMAERKLQEQKEKERQNKKFMEDSEQGMNKLAEETKARVLRFVGRFRDITRAHYDANGPAIQKNITRICQDQARLQEVRCGLESLMQENDPFRFIEAYKTTGKQCRRQLRKTLFYPEYVDMDREILGAAMEEEMKKFLKEEMPSHIMGTIYSLCDLSDVEEEEQENEEETVEEEEEDDDDDDDLDDSSVEEMRSEGEEEDEEDDEEEGHDQSELADDLYSPEEEEEEEEEEGEDEGDGEDEDGEEEDVEDRGV; via the exons ATGGCCTCGGCCCAGTCCGAGCAGTCCAGcgtcctgcaggaggagctcaCCTGCCCGGTGTGCCTGGACCTGTACCGCGACCCCTACCTGCTCCCCTGCGGCCACAACTTCTGCAAGACCTGCCTGGACCGCCTCAAGCGCCAAGCAGATCGAGGCCGCTTCCGCTGCCCAGAGTGCCGCGACAGCCACCGGTGTGGCACCAGCTTTCAGAAAAACTTCAAACTAGCCAACATTTCTGATGACTACCGTCAGCGGCGCAGAGCCACCACCGCAGCTGCCACGGCTTTAAAATCCAGAGACCCGCTGTCGTTGTCTCTGACATCGCAGCCAGCCCGGAGCGTGTTTGCTGTTCCGTGTGATTACTGCCCCTCGGTCGCCGCCGAGGCTTCAGGTGTCAGTGCAGCCGCGGAGGgatcctctgctgcttctgtttctcaGGAAGATGGTGACCGGCTGGATGTCGCCGCTGCATCGTCGTCGACGTTCGCGGTCAAGACGTGCCTGAAGTGCGAGGTGTCGATGTGCCAGGAGCACGTGAAACCACATCTGGAACTGCCGGCTTTCCGCGAGCATCCACTGACAGAGCCGATGAATGACCTATGGAAGAGGAAGTGCCCAGACCACGATGAGATATACAG ATATTACTGCATGGATGacaaggtgtgtgtttgcaacgCCTGCACCATAGAAGGAGGACACCTGGGACACACCATCAAGACCCTCAAGAACACAATGAAAGATCTCAAG GGCACTCTGGATAAGCAGCTGTACAGGGTTGAGAGGAAGTACAGCATGGCAGAGAGGAAACTCcaggagcagaaggagaaagagaggcagaataAG AAGTTCATGGAGGACTCCGAGCAGGGCATGAACAAGCTGGCCGAGGAGACGAAGGCCAGGGTGCTTCGCTTCGTCGGCAGATTTCGGGATATCACGCGCGCTCACTATGACGCCAACGGGCCGGCAATCCAGAAGAACATCACCAGGATCTGCCAGGACCAGGCGCGTCTCCAGGAGGTCCGCTGTGGCCTCGAGAGCCTCATGCAGGAGAACGACCCCTTCCGCTTCATCGAG GCATACAAGACAACAGGAAAACA GTGCCGTAGGCAGTTAAGAAAAACCCTCTTCTACCCCGAGTACGTGGACATGGACAGGGAGATTCTTGGAGCTGCGAtggaagaagaaatgaaaaaattCCTTAAAGAAGAAATGCCAAGTCACATCATGGGGACCATCTATAGCCTGT GTGACCTTTCAGAcgtcgaggaggaggagcaggagaacgaggaggagacggtggaggaggaggaggaggacgatgacgacgacgacgaccTGGACGACAGCAGCGTGGAGGAAATGAggagtgagggggaggaggaagacgaggaggacgacgaggaggaAGGGCACGACCAGAGCGAGCTGGCCGACGATCTTTACAGcccagaagaggaggaggaggaggaagaagaagagggtgaaGACGAGGGAGATGGTGAGGACgaggatggagaagaggaggatgtcGAGGACAGAGGGGTTTAA